The following proteins are encoded in a genomic region of Zea mays cultivar B73 chromosome 9, Zm-B73-REFERENCE-NAM-5.0, whole genome shotgun sequence:
- the LOC100274426 gene encoding uncharacterized LOC100274426: MGLADSGANFVWVVGDKDAPQLPDIDGAAPGRGLVVRGWAPQVAVLRHAAVGAFVTHCGWGGVTEAAAAGVPVLAWPVFAEQFYNEALVVGLAGTGVSMGAERGYVWGGEALGGVVVGRAAVAERVRSAMADEELRGRAGRVGERARRAVEAGGSSYEAVGALLEDVLRPQRQVQDLDAVRETRRDAEIFN; the protein is encoded by the coding sequence ATGGGCCTCGCCGACTCCGGCGCGAACTTCGTGTGGGTCGTCGGGGACAAGGACGCGCCGCAGCTCCCGGACATCGACGGCGCGGCGCCCGGCCGCGGGCTGGTGGTCAGGGGGTGGGCCCCGCAGGTGGCGGTGCTGCGGCACGCGGCGGTGGGCGCGTTCGTGACGCACTGCGGGTGGGGCGGGGTGACcgaagcggcggcggcgggcgtccCGGTGCTGGCGTGGCCGGTGTTCGCAGAGCAGTTCTACAACGAGGCGCTGGTGGTGGGGCTCGCGGGCACGGGCGTCTCCATGGGCGCGGAGAGGGGGTACGTGTGGGGAGGCGAGGCGCTGGGCGGGGTGGTGGTGGGCAGGGCGGCAGTGGCGGAGCGGGTGCGCAGCGCCATGGCGGACGAGGAGCTGCGGGGGAGGGCTGGACGGGTTGGCGAGCGCGCGCGGCGCGCGGTGGAGGCGGGAGGGTCATCGTACGAGGCCGTGGGCGCGCTGCTGGAGGATGTGCTGCGGCCTCAACGCCAGGTCCAGGATCTGGATGCCGTCCGGGAGACGAGGCGGGATGCTGAGATTTTTAATTAA